In Streptomyces sp. NBC_01707, a genomic segment contains:
- a CDS encoding UbiA family prenyltransferase, with protein MNQTFQARSLSATPPSPAPVPAEAAARAGAPGLGRGALALLLSAHPAPALAVTALITALGVAAGRDVLGSCLVALAVLTGQLSVGWSNDRIDLARDTAAHRRDKPLVAGEVGMRSVSVAACAALLLCTPLSLANGAAAGGAHLIGVAAAWSYNLGVKRTRWSWLPYALAFGLLPAFLTLALPGHPWPAAWVMAAGALLGVGAHFTNVLPDIDADLAAGVRGLPQRLGRRRSRTVAALALLAASAALVLGPPGPPDATGWSGLAVTGALAVVLCLPPGTSPDSRLPFLATLGLAATDIALLVARGTSLV; from the coding sequence GCGCGTGCGGGTGCCCCCGGCCTCGGCCGCGGCGCCTTGGCGCTCCTCCTGTCGGCCCACCCGGCCCCCGCGCTGGCCGTGACCGCCTTGATCACAGCCCTGGGCGTGGCAGCGGGGCGCGACGTCCTGGGCAGTTGTCTGGTCGCCCTGGCCGTACTCACCGGACAGCTCTCCGTCGGCTGGAGCAATGACCGAATCGACCTCGCGCGGGACACCGCGGCACACCGGCGCGACAAGCCGCTCGTGGCGGGCGAGGTGGGGATGCGCAGCGTGTCGGTCGCGGCGTGTGCTGCGCTCCTGCTGTGCACTCCCCTGTCCCTGGCGAACGGCGCGGCGGCGGGCGGCGCGCATCTGATCGGGGTGGCCGCCGCATGGTCGTACAACCTCGGCGTCAAACGGACGCGGTGGTCGTGGCTGCCCTACGCGCTGGCCTTCGGACTTCTGCCCGCCTTCCTCACCCTCGCGCTGCCCGGTCACCCCTGGCCCGCCGCCTGGGTGATGGCCGCCGGTGCCCTCCTCGGGGTGGGTGCACACTTCACCAACGTCCTCCCCGACATCGACGCCGACCTGGCCGCGGGCGTCCGGGGCCTGCCCCAACGTCTGGGCCGGCGCCGGTCCCGTACCGTAGCGGCACTCGCGCTGCTCGCGGCCTCGGCCGCCCTCGTTCTCGGGCCGCCCGGACCACCGGACGCCACGGGCTGGAGCGGCCTCGCGGTGACCGGGGCGCTGGCCGTCGTCCTGTGCCTCCCGCCGGGCACCTCCCCCGACAGCCGTCTGCCGTTCCTGGCCACGCTCGGCCTGGCCGCGACCGACATCGCCCTGCTGGTCGCGCGCGGTACGTCTCTGGTCTGA
- a CDS encoding nitroreductase family deazaflavin-dependent oxidoreductase has product MSRYHEMKFRAVTSFQRRIGNPLVRLLPRQTLLETTGRTSGLPRRTPVGGRRVGNEFWLVSEYGEKSQYVRNIQADPQVRIRIKGRWHAGTAHLVPQDDARARLRTLPRLNSATVRAVGTNLLTVRVDLTG; this is encoded by the coding sequence ATGTCGAGATATCACGAGATGAAGTTCCGGGCCGTCACGTCGTTCCAGCGGCGGATCGGCAATCCGTTGGTCCGACTGCTGCCGCGCCAGACACTCCTGGAGACCACAGGACGCACATCCGGACTCCCCCGCCGGACGCCGGTCGGCGGACGCCGCGTCGGGAACGAGTTCTGGCTGGTCTCGGAGTACGGCGAGAAGTCGCAGTACGTGCGCAACATTCAGGCCGACCCGCAGGTCAGGATCCGGATCAAGGGGCGCTGGCATGCCGGTACCGCCCACCTGGTTCCGCAGGACGACGCCCGCGCACGACTCAGGACGTTGCCGCGCCTGAACAGCGCCACCGTCCGGGCGGTCGGTACGAACCTGCTGACCGTGCGGGTCGATCTCACCGGCTGA
- a CDS encoding aldo/keto reductase: MIPMEQRTLGRTGQDVSVVGQGTWQLGGDWGEVQEADAFGVLDAAVESGVTFFDTADVYGDGRSEQLIGRYLKDRPDAGVFVATKMGRRADQVPENYVLDNFRAWNDRSRANLGVDTLDLVQLHCPPTAVYSSDEVYDALDTLVAEQRIAAYAVSVETCAEALTAIARPGVASVQIILNPFRLKPLDEVLPAARAAGVGIIARVPLASGLLSGKYTKDTVFAPEDHRSYNRHGEAFDQGETFSGIEYGNGVSAAAEFAELAPQGATPAQTALRWIIQQPGVTSVIPGARSVQQARANAAAASLPPLPQSTLDAVRDLYDRRIRAEVHHRW; encoded by the coding sequence ATGATCCCCATGGAACAGCGCACACTGGGCAGGACCGGACAGGACGTATCCGTCGTCGGACAGGGCACCTGGCAGCTCGGCGGTGACTGGGGCGAGGTGCAGGAGGCGGACGCCTTCGGTGTCCTGGACGCGGCGGTCGAGTCGGGCGTCACCTTCTTCGACACGGCGGACGTGTACGGCGACGGCCGCAGCGAACAGCTCATCGGCCGCTATCTGAAGGACCGCCCGGACGCCGGTGTGTTCGTCGCCACCAAGATGGGGCGGCGTGCCGACCAGGTTCCGGAGAACTACGTCCTCGACAACTTCCGTGCCTGGAACGACCGCTCACGGGCCAACCTCGGGGTCGACACGCTCGATCTCGTGCAGCTGCACTGCCCGCCCACCGCCGTCTACTCCTCGGACGAGGTCTACGACGCGCTGGACACTCTCGTCGCCGAGCAGCGGATCGCCGCCTACGCGGTGAGTGTCGAAACGTGCGCCGAGGCGCTCACCGCCATCGCCCGCCCCGGCGTCGCGAGCGTCCAGATCATCCTCAACCCGTTCCGTCTCAAGCCGCTCGACGAAGTCCTCCCGGCTGCCCGTGCGGCAGGTGTGGGCATCATCGCGCGGGTCCCGCTCGCCTCCGGACTGCTCTCCGGGAAGTACACCAAGGACACCGTCTTCGCCCCCGAGGACCACCGCTCGTACAACCGGCACGGCGAGGCGTTCGACCAGGGCGAGACCTTCTCCGGAATCGAGTACGGCAACGGGGTGTCCGCGGCCGCCGAGTTCGCCGAACTCGCACCGCAGGGGGCGACACCGGCCCAGACCGCACTGCGCTGGATCATCCAGCAGCCCGGAGTCACCAGCGTCATCCCCGGCGCGCGCTCCGTGCAGCAGGCCCGTGCCAACGCGGCGGCCGCGTCACTTCCGCCGTTGCCGCAGAGCACCCTGGACGCCGTACGGGACCTGTACGACCGCCGGATCCGCGCGGAGGTCCACCACCGCTGGTAG
- a CDS encoding metallophosphoesterase, producing MNGHLLAVSDLHVAYADNRDIFSSLRPGTDADWLIVAGDVGEKVADVERALTLLSERFAQVVWVPGNHELWTHPSDPVQLRGEARYLHLVDLCRSLGVLTPEDPYPVWEDADGPVTVAPLFLLYDYTFRAPGATTRDESLDLAHRAGVVCADEHFLHPDPYPTRDDWCRARVRETELRLAGIPEDHRTVLVNHYPLVREPTDVLRHPEFAQWCGTELTRDWHRRFRAAAVIYGHLHIPRVTHHDGVRFEEVSIGYPREWRARPPREPLRTVRLSPRPSGETP from the coding sequence CTGAACGGACACCTGCTGGCAGTCAGCGACCTGCACGTCGCATACGCCGACAACCGTGACATCTTCTCGTCCCTGCGCCCCGGCACCGACGCCGACTGGCTCATCGTCGCAGGTGACGTCGGCGAGAAGGTCGCCGACGTGGAGCGGGCACTGACGCTGCTCAGCGAGCGCTTCGCGCAAGTCGTCTGGGTCCCCGGGAACCACGAGCTGTGGACGCACCCGAGCGATCCCGTGCAGTTGCGGGGCGAGGCACGCTACCTCCACCTGGTCGACCTCTGCCGAAGCCTGGGCGTCCTCACCCCCGAGGACCCCTATCCGGTATGGGAGGACGCGGACGGGCCGGTGACCGTCGCCCCGCTCTTCCTGCTCTACGACTACACGTTCCGCGCCCCCGGCGCGACCACCAGGGACGAGTCCCTCGACCTCGCCCACAGGGCCGGGGTCGTCTGCGCCGACGAGCACTTCCTCCACCCCGATCCGTACCCGACGCGCGACGACTGGTGCCGGGCGCGGGTGCGGGAGACCGAGCTGCGGCTGGCCGGCATCCCCGAGGACCACCGCACGGTCCTGGTGAACCACTACCCGCTGGTGCGAGAACCGACGGACGTGCTGCGCCACCCCGAGTTCGCGCAGTGGTGCGGGACCGAGCTCACCCGGGACTGGCATCGCCGCTTCCGCGCCGCGGCCGTGATCTACGGACATCTGCACATTCCGCGGGTGACCCATCACGACGGGGTGCGGTTCGAGGAGGTGTCGATCGGCTACCCGCGCGAGTGGCGGGCCCGCCCGCCGCGCGAGCCCCTGCGGACGGTCCGACTCTCGCCACGACCGTCCGGCGAGACCCCCTGA